The Hevea brasiliensis isolate MT/VB/25A 57/8 chromosome 9, ASM3005281v1, whole genome shotgun sequence nucleotide sequence CACCATATTAGTCCATGAAGTGATTTGTCgttattgaaaatataaaaatataaagctacttattataaatatttgatattttctagcattattacataagcattgtTAAGTTGATTTTATGttactttattaaaattttgttttgacaTTAATAttgttatttaaatattaatattattatttttattgatattttgatattaaaaatatataattatttttatttttttaaaaagaatatgataatattataatttttttgtgtagaaactgaaaatgaaaatcgaaactaaaattaaaaccaaaactagaatcaaactagaCTTGAAAGTATTTAGAACAGCAGTTCGTGGTGTTTAATAGTTTATATCAATTTGTATCAAAACTAACAGTACATTGTGAAACCTGACACTCAAAGTGGTGACCCATGTAGGGGTGACTCGTGGAGTGGCGACTTAGACCTATTGTGTAATGACAAGTGGTCCGATGTGAAGGGTGCTAGCCATAACCAACGAGGACGTTGATTCTAGTGTAGGGTATTATTATGACCCTAGGAACAACCTTGATGAGAAGGTAATAAGTCCCTGAACATTCTCCCCTTGCAAGCCAATTTTCAAAGATAAGTTCTGCTTAGGTAACTTATTCCTCACAAAATTCAATCTCTCGTGATACTCAATAGGTCATATCAATTCGGTTCATAAAATTAGAGGAACAGAAGTTCAATTTCGATTTTGTTTCTTACCAAGAACTAAACTACACAACTTTAATCAGAACTAATTtagattattttaaaaattacaaattataaAAGATTTGGAAGAAAAAGTAATATACCTAATGAGTAGGATATTTCAAATCTActtagataaaataaaaatatctattattttcaatACATTCCTCCAATTATTTTTTTGCTGCAGTTGATTTTTTATCCTAAGATTAAATTCAATGGATTATGTGGTATGATGGTAGTAGAAGtagatattattaaaatttcCCAGAGGTTAGGGAAAATATTTTTGACATGTATTATAATCACTTAGCAACATATTCTATAATTAGTACACTTCCCACATCAATGATAAGAAGTGGATCAACAACTAGGACATCAAAATTGCAGAAATGATATAAAAAACACGAGACATGTCTAGTCTATCTCAATTAGATTTATAGTTTGTCAACTTCTTTGAAAGTTTTGATTCATGAATCAAAATTTCCAATGTCAGCAAAAATTGCAGAAAGAATTCTAGCTACTCCTGCATCAAGTATGGGGGTGGAACAAACAGTTAGTTTAAGGGAAAATATCACACTTTGATTCCATAGGGCAAAAGTAAATATCCCATTAGAAGATAATATAACACAATACATATGTTTACTAAACCAGGTTCTCTTCTTTTGGCTATACCGAGATATATTATTCATAGAGAACAAGTTCTAAATCCTTAACATACCCATAAATCTTATTGCAGATCTTTCAAAATGCAAAGACAGCATCAACTTTCATGTGAGCCTAAACCTCATACTTCTCTCTGGTTGACTATTTTTTCCTCAGTGTTGCACTCACTTGATAAAGGGCATCATGCACTTCATCAAAATGAGGTTTTATTGCATTTTTTGTATTCTCAATCCACTGCTGAACTTTCTTGTATGGGCCCAGAAAACGATCGCGCTCATCCTCATCCAGTAGCTATATCCAACAAATAAGAATTcatgtgaaaattaaaatcaagaatAAAGCAAACAAATAAGCCCACCTTAAACAACTGAAGAGATTAAAGTACTTGCCTCGAGTTGCATAATTTCACAGACAAGGCTGAGATCTGCTATTGATGGTTGATTTGCTCCAAGTAAGAACCGCCCACTATCCTGGAGCCAAAAGGACTCTATTAATGGCAGAGAACAAATCAAAAATTTCTCAGCTTCAGCTGCTGCCTGTGGGTTCAGGGGCAGGCCAAATACAGGTGCTATTCTCGAATTAAAAACATAGGCAGCTGGAAAGGAAAGCCAAGAAGTCAATATTCCATAGCCCATCAGAGGACACAAAAGTAagaaatttcattaacttataaaaaaaaaaaaaagaaaaaaagaaagatggaTTCCACAACTTAAGAATTACAAAGAAATTGCATTAGGGAGGGTTCAAATACCAATTTAACTACACAAATCAAGCAATATACCAATTTAACTAAACAAATTAACAGAACAGTTAGTTTTGCAATGGCAAGTATTATAATAAGTTCCTGGACATCACGAATTTGATTATGATTAGGCATTGCTAAACGTCCAAGCCATATAGCATTTGCCAGATAATTGGACATAAACATGAGTCAAAGCATAGTCACCATTCCACACCCTTGGATTTGAAGCTTGAGATCAAGCCTATTTTACCATATtgttaaacacttcatcaactgaGCACACAAACTACTTCCTAGCAGTTTAATGCAACAAAGGATAATTGATAGCAACTTATATTTATTACACACAATAAAATCTTATGGAGCTGATATGAGGCACCTGTGCCACGGCGTAAATTTGAGTGATGCCAGTCCAAAACAGAATGAATCTTGGCTCTCTTGACAAGATCAGTTGGATACCTTTAATGTGAATGGGAAACCGTTAAGAGCTGAGAGCAGACTACGAACATTTCGGTGAAATAAAAGTAACTTGCTACTGATAGTACAAATGAACTTCCAACAAAAATTGCAACTAAAGATGTGCACTTGTGCACATTTGAGTATTTTTATATGCACCTAGGCACCTAATTATGTGCATGTTCTGAAAAAAAAAAGTCTCAACTAGTAATTTTGTTCCATTTTCACTTCAAAAATCATTTTACAGGGTTCGTGTGACATTAAACATTATCAAGAAATTAACTGCAATAAATGTGAAACTATGCTTACCAATGATCTGCAACTCCAGTAAATGCAGAGGCAAGATATATAAGGATCGCATGGCTGTAAAGTGAAAACAAAAAGttgattaacaaattaatttgtATGGACGGAGAAGGGATTTAAAAATTTCAGCTCCTGAGCACATTACAACATGTAGAACCAAATTATAAAAGTAAAGTTGCAACCAAAGGTCATAATTCATGATTCACAGGATCATTTACGAAACTCAACAATGCGGAAGTGATAGTCTCATAGGCAGATGGTTTCGTGGTAAGTGTTTGGATAGATCATAGACTTAGTTCATAATTCTCCCCTCAATGCTGAATAAGAATTACTCTAGGCATTAATAAATTAACCCTCCATGCACGTAGAATATATAACAAATATGTATGGAGGAAGGAGACAAAGAGAGATTTAGACCATACCTCTCAAAAAGCTTAAGCTCTCCATGAATTATAGCTGGTACTTGCCCCATAGGATTTATCTCTGCAATTAGCCAATTACCATTTAcgcataaattttttatttcagaAGAAATGAATGATATGTTAACTAAAAATGAGAAGTACATTATTGATAAAGAAGAATTGTTTAGGTAATGATTTGGTTTGGGACAAAGGTTGGAGAAGCAATAAGCCAACTGCCCACATATGATGGCTTATTTTAACGAGGTTCCCCTGAATCAACCTCCTAATAATCTACCGTTTTACTGAACAATTTCAATTGCATCGTTTTGAACCAGAAAACCATACTATTTTCACTTCACATATATGATCCCTTTTAACATATAAATCCCTCACACTTAAACCCGCCATGGGACCGTTCCAACAGTGAACCTGACTGAGTCGATGTTTCTGGTTAATGAACCGATTCGGAACCAAGATATAGGGGGCCAATCCTTGTCGCCCTTCTGGAACCTGAACCGGAAACTGGTGGTTTTGAACCAAAGCTGACCcgattctaaatttttttttaatcatattgGATTTATATTTAAGTCCCTTTATTTTTTACATTAGAAACTaatatctaaaatttttttcaaatttaataacATCCGACCAAGTGGAACCAAATCAAAACCAAATGAAAAACATTACAAATCAAAACAGTCTTGAACCTAAACCAGTCCGAACTGTGAAGCCGATCAAACTAGCGATTCTGACCCAAAACCGGACCGGACTGGAACCAACCCGCGGCGAGATCAGCTTGCGCTAGTGGTGAATCTTCAAAAAGAGATCTAAATGGTAGCTTATACGTGATTTGCTTATCAATCAGTGAACAGATCCAAAACCCTGAAACAAGTGAATGTTATTGAGATATACATACCTTTGAATTCAGGAGACTTATGCTGTCCCTTCGGTAATTCAATCGTCACCTCCTCAAACTCTATATTATTAGCCCTGGAAATTTCAATCGGCACATAAAGCTCTGCTCAGCTTGCAGCGACAATTGACAAATCGGTAAAGAAAACGAAAActagaactgataatgataaaagAAGAGATCGGCAAATGAAATTACTTGCAGAAGATCATGATAGCGCGTGATGGCTGAGATACCCGATGTCCATACACTTTGAGCTCCATTTTCCTTTCTCTCACTGAGTGTGTGCAGCGATTTTTTCTTTTGTCTTAAAGTGCAACtttctatattatatatatataaaaaaaaacttatcGTTATTAAATTTTCCTATCATTTACGTTATTTAATGTCAATGAAACGCTTCCGTTAATTTCGGATAATGAGACCCAGTAATGGTTAACCATAACATCTTCTTATCCACGTAATTGATATTACTAGCGAAATATTCATGCTatgaagattatatatatatatatatatatatataattttttgttattaaattattttttaaaatttttattaatgataatttttaaattaatttataaaattatttcaaatatatatattttaattttttttatacatagATTGATGGTAGcttacataattattttatttaaaatataataagattattttatttaaaaaaaataaaatttattgattttattgatcaaataattttttttttaattttttataatttaatgaaatattaattGTCTTgggtaaatattaaatataattatagtcaatatatttaaaaatattttattaaataatttttatttttcttcaaaataaATATGAATCTTAATTTTACTGTGATTAatgttttcaaattaaaaattaaggaaCATAacaatgaatgataattatatttagtaattatagattataattatttaaaaaatacaaaaaaaaatttaatgttaacatttttttaaaaaaaattaaaaattaattgatatattacctttaataattaaacatatttaaaaaattttaatcattAATTATTCACAAAAATTCAGATATTCCTTATATTCGTTTCTAATTTGGagtaaatattttaaagaaaattaaattttcagttatgatAATAATTGGAGAGTCATAATAATattcattgaattttaaaattaaacgtGTTAGATTAACAAATtatcaataattaaatattaaatttaattatcgtaAATATGTTTAAATTAATGGCTGTAAGtgatctattattattattattattattattattattattattattattattattattataattatataatggAGGGTCACatgtgataaataatattttgtataaataaatttataaaaaaatgataaataatttttaaatatcacatttaatcataaaaggtcttaatttttaaaaattaaaatttttaaaaataatttaaatataaatgttaaggtaataatgtaaataataataataattaaaagagaaataaaaaaattaaataattaaataataataaatataaaagagaGTTATTTATAGAGAGTGAcacataataaattatttaaaaaaaataacatgTGACATTTTATTGAAAATactttcataatttatatgtataataatatatatagatTTAGATTATCACAATATGCGATTTGCAGTGAATTCTTCACACCAGCCACACCCCACCACCACCAATGGGGATTATAGCaaactaaatatatatatatatatatatatatatatatatatatatatatatatatatatatatatatatatatatatatatatatatattacaagaatcatatttattttactattttaatttAGTTTTAGACATTcattaaaaatcaaatcaaaatcatATCAAAACCGAATTGGTAAAACTaaattaaaatagtaaaataaatatgattcttgtatgatatatatatatatatatatatatatataaacctttatttattttaattattaatgcaTTAAATTACCTTATTAATCATATGACTAAATTACCTTTTAGTTATATAATATAGTTTTTAAtccttaatgatatatatatcttCTAGTTAAATACTATATATTAAAAAATgggtaaaaataatataatatacttatttaggattatatatatataacatatttTTTATATTAGTATTTTTATTTAGATGTTACTATTGTTATTTTTATTGGTGTTTTAATAATAAGTCTTCttttaacttactttcttttttatgtaatgaaattaattgtgtgaAAATGAAGGTGCCATCATGTTAGAGGAATTTGGAACTTAAAAGCTAATTGGAGTTTTTTATAGTGGAAAATGTGGCAATAAAGCTTGATTATATGTTATGCTTGTTAatttgatattattttatatttgggATGTAAATATTATATGACTTATTATTGATGTTCAAtgcaatttataatttttatgtaaGGATTATTATTAGTTTGATTTTAGTATTTTTCTTAaataagtttttatttttatattattttgttgatattttattttaatattagtattgttattttaatgttagtagtattatttttatcagtcttttgatgttaaaaatttataattatttttttttattttaaaaggaagacaataatataataattttaggtGTAGGAACTGAAAACCAAATCAGAACCACAACCaaaattataatcaaaattaGAATTAGAACTAGAACTAAAAATACTTAAAACCAAACCAGAACCAAAGTTTTGGTTTATGTTCCAAGAAAGTGAAAAAACCGAAGTTTAGTTGCGCAGTTTTAGTTCTTGCAAAGATTGAATCAGAACTAAATTGAAGCCAAAACAGCACACCCTTACTCACTAATGGTGAAGTGAATGATTTTTCGCTATAGTGGGGAAGAAGATAGCTAGGATTGGAAATAAGCAAAGTGATAGCAAAGCAAGTTCTAATAATGCGACTCAGTTCCATTATAGGTATGGTCGTCTATCAATTGGATTGCCATTCTAATATTATAAGGATTTGTTTGCTTATGAATAATTCTAAGTAAATTTAAGTTCTCCAAAAGTGTAAAATAGAAAAATCTATTTTATTTGGTTAGCATTTTATCTTAACTTCTAGGAGTCAATAAAGTTACTTCGTTCACTAAGAAAAGTAACTTACTTACCCCATTAAGGTAAGTTATTTTTTGAAAAGTTTGAACTAAACAAGGCTTAAGTTATGGGTTGAAGGAATCTAGCAACGTTGGCTTTGATAAGAAAGCAActaaaaaaaggaaataatctacaATCAATGACAACAAAGCTAGTGGTACTCAGTTCATGTAAAATTTTGTGTATTATATTCGTAATATCTAGCATTTTTCTTGGGCCTATTGATTAGAAAAATTCAAAACTTTGTGTGAATTAATCATTTTAtccaattttttaaattttggagAATTAAACTAGAAGTTTGAAAATTTATCCGATTACCAAAATCAAAATTGAAGATTTTTACTTTTACCTTAAATATGTAGTTTGAACTTGTATTTTTGTCAATATTACATGATGAAGATTTTACATTTTCTACTTTTTATACTTATAAAACTGCTTTTATGTCTCattcatataattaaataatagggTGTTTACTCTAAATAAACTACTCtaattatataattgattttaatctTAGTATTTTTTCTCTGGCATTCCAATAGTAAAAgtcaaaattattaaattttaatttgaaaattagataaaaattccctaatttaaaaattttttatttaattttttaaaatttaaataatcaaataaaaaaagtAATGCACACAAAATTTTAGATTTGTTTAGTCAATAAGCCTTCTTCATGCGATAATAATGATAGATTATATCCACACACAATTCTAGTCCCACTTGTATTCTATATCCCCTGTATTTTAGTCAGCTTAGGAAACCAGTCCATGTCAAATGATAATTGTATATGCTGTATAAATATTCTTCAATAGTTTAATGAAATTCAATTGATTACCGAAGTTCACATGGCATCAGAGCACATCAGCATCGCCTAACAGCATCATGTCGAATGCCATGGTGCCTATATCTAATCAAACCTCTCATCTCTCTTTGCCGAATCCATCCCAATTTTTACCATTAAACTTACATCTTCCAATGATCTCTTATGGCATGCCCAAATCATGCCTCTCCTTCACATTCATAATTTGGCCGAGCGTATATCATCTATAATAAATCCACTAGTTCAAACACTCGATGATGGTGCTACTAATCCACAATATAGTGTCTGATTCCATAAGGATCAATTTGTCCTAAGTTAgttttttcattcaatttttcaaaatatcTTACTGCAGATTATTAGAGCACAAACAGCCAAAGAAGCGTGGAATAAATTAGCCACAATTTTTTCTTCAAGTTCTCATACTCAAATTCAATAATTGTGAAAGCAACTAAAACACATATAAAAAGTGTTAGATTCTATTGATTTTTATATGAAGGCTAAATCAATATATGATTAACTTGCTGCTCTTCAATCTCTAATTTCTACAGATGTGTTAATCGGAGATATCATTGAAGGACTTGGTTCAGTTTATCATCCTTTCACTCGTGCATTGGAAGCTCACAATGCTCCTATCTCTTCATGATGACTTGAATGCTCTTCTCTTGAGCAAAGAGTCTTAGTTTAAAATGGAAAGCCTCAATATGGAGACCACTATTCCACCAACTGCTCAGGTTGCCATGAACGAGTGTGGTGGTCATTCAAATCGAGGGGGCCATGGAAGAGGTCGTTCTCAAGGGTTTTATACCTAATCAACTCCTACTTCTTCTACTGTGATATGTTATAATTATAATAGCACTGGACATACTGCTCGTCAATGCCCTTCTCCAAAACAAAAAACTCCATACCACAACAACCCACCTACTTCCCTCTGTTTGTCAACCTTTATGTTCTGATGTATAGGGTCTAGCTCCTGTCCCTTCCATTGATGGATTTCATTATTATGTTTTCTTCAATGATCACTATAACAAGTATGTTTCGATTTATTTTCTGAAACAAAAATTTGAAGTCCTTAGCACTtttgttaaatttaaaaatattattgaaaaatattttgaTCTGCCTATAAATTGTTTCCAAGCAGATTGGGGAGGTGAGTTTCAAGCGTTATATAAATTCTTAAATGACAATGGTATAACCCAAAGAGTGTCCTATCCTCATACTCAAGAATAAAATGGGTTCATAGAATGAAAACATAGCCGTATTATCGAAACTGGAAGAGCACTTCTTCATCATGCTTCTATTCCCTTTCAATAATGGAACTATGCATTTGCCACTGCTTTCTACACTATCAATCAATTGCCACTTAAACACACCATCTCTCTAACACTTTTTGCTACATTATTCAATTCATCACCCAAACATGTTGATTTATGAGTGTTTGGTTGACTTTGTTATTCTTGGctatgttgaccccacaagctcaaatgagcatagattttgatgataccaaaactcaactagaatcaaactaacattgttttaagtgttgtgtatctcaaagaaaaaggacaaaaggatttcatgatggattcgtgcttatgaagaaaggatgacattctaaggataacacaagacgaagcaaaagagataaaagaagaaaaggttaccttccaaggctgcaattgaaaatcagaattgaaggtacatatagtattagagttagttttatttcttaggattacttgtgaaaagaattgaggagtaaaagtcaatgatccttatttttaatccctcaaaagattttctttttaaatatcattattggcctaaaaagtgtttgactatgatttggtgtaaagttttatagttttgaaagttatgcagaaaagttttcctggtatgctaactggtttgctacttattttagtatgctaactggtttgctattttctcaagtacgctaactgtttcaactctgcacaacatcgcagaaaacgacaaaataacggctattttcttgaaattcgtatctgtaacgttcaaatgagttctgcaatggtaaaaaacgttccaaagctataaatacaccttcctttggccattttgcacttaatgaaagtccctctactgttcaaaatctttaaagctttcattcaaagtgctcaaagtgatttattgctcatcattggcttatttactcaactcttctttatagtttctgttgtaattgagtgagagtgagttttttttaaacacattattatcatttgtgagaggtcattcaagcacctattgaagcttggttgtgataagtgtttgggataacacttggtagaagtgtgaagctacttgtaaaagctttgttgagaagatttgtaaagggctttgtctcttgccttgaaaagagaagaatagtggagtgaagactcaaagtaggatctttgagagagtggatgtaggctagttaaagccgaaccactataaaaattccagtgttcattttctcaacctttgctctttacatttttgcaatttagctttatgattgatatacttttgctgatatgaaaattaATATCATATGCTGTTGATCTTCTTCGATCGAGAAAAAGCAGTTCTTGCTAAATCTGCTTTTACTGCTTATttgtttatatctgatatagtcaGCGAGTTATCTGCAGTCGCCGATAGGATATCCGTATATCGCTTCGATTGTTGTGTTAAAAACGTATTCAGACATcgatatatttactgaatgcttatatagtctgttatatcagtatactgattgcatacagcttaaccttgagtcaacttgtcaatagagctatattgttcatttttcacattagttaatttagttgaacctagctgcaattttcaaaggttttgagcaagaaccgataattgtttttaaagtccaattcacccctcttggacatattttgggacatcaatttggtatcgagcttgtctctcttgcttgaggattaaacccttagagtgatccacacacatggctagttcattTAGAAATTCTCACTGTACACCGCCTCTTAGTcaaggttattccatcactagaccaccactttttaatggcacaaattactccttttggaaaactagaatgagaaactttatacaatctgttgacattgatgcttggagaatagttaaagatggtccttatattccttataaaactaGTGAAGGAACTGCATAAATTCCTAAAGtcaagttgaatttgatgataatgattggaagaaaatttctacaaatgccaaggctattaatattcttcattgtgctcttgttTTTTATGAGTATAATAGTGTTTCGtgatgtcaaactgcaaaagagatatgggacaaactagaagtcacatatgaaggaaccgatgtggtaaaagagtcaaaggcaaacctcctcatccgtgattatgaattatttgagatgaaacccgtgaaactattgctgagatgagtaccagatttacagaccttgtaaatctacttaaagctcttggaaagagatttgaagaacaagAACTGGTAAAGACAATTCTGAGGTCTCTTCTAAAGACGTGGGCAGCAAAGACTCAcattattcaagacaccaaggatttcgtaaaatacacctatgatgagtcgattggttctctcattgcacatgagatgatttataagaaagatgagaatgaaggtgatcaaaagaaaaagaaagggatagctttcatatccgaaaaagtagatgagaaaaagaaaaatgttgctcttaaagctaattcaagtgatgattcaagtgcttcaagtgatgatgatgaagacatggctatgatagtcaaaagattcaaaagagcatttagaaaaggtggaagcaaatacaagaaattcacaaagaaatatgctccaaagactccaaatcattcaagtgaaatagtttgttatgagtgtaacaaaccaggccacattaagccaaaatgtcctacattgaagaagaaaaataagtttagaaaggacaaaagcaaaaaggcaatggcggcaacatggagtgatagtgactcttcatcaaatgatgaaacaagtgacaaagaagctgcaaacacttgtatgatggcaattgaagaaaaaggtgaaagctcacacatcgaggatagtgaaaatgaggtaaatcttgaactttctaatgttgatgaattagaacttgcatttgtgaagacatatgataagtatagaacgtttaaaaagaaatgcaaaattttagttcatgaaaattgtgctttaagatcagaaaatatttcattgagtatggtttcaaagaaaattgaattttataaatctcaaatgaaattatttaaggaagttaatgatgaaCTTCAAAGATCAAAAAAAGtatgtgaacaacttcttgagaaaaacagaattcttgaggaaaaagttgaatctttgacaagagatttatctaaatttacaaaaggaaaagaaacacttgatatacttcttgggaatcaaagatttacaaatgaaaaatctggaattggatatgatggatttatgaagtatggaaaatacaaacaattttttgttaaagctacatccttttctcaaccaagaattacatgcttttattgcaatcacaatggtcatatgattaatgcttgtcctattaggaaaggaacctttaaggcaaagaaagtatagGTGCCTAAAGGAACTTtacctaatgttactaacattcaaggacccaaagttgcttgggtacctaagaacgCTTAATCGATTTCTGTGTCCGCTAAGGAGTATCTGGAAATGtaacattggtacattgatagtggctgctctaggcacatgacaggaaataaatgcaagttttcctctcttaccttgaaagaagaaggttatgtgaaatttggtgataaaagcaaagctaaaattgttgaatgtggaactattggtaaaaatccttgcattgagaatgttgcattagttcaaggattaaagtataatcttttaagtgttagtcaattgtgtgataatggttttaaagtgatttttacttctacacactatgaaattcatggaaataatgttatgtttgctggtgctagaatagataatatttacctacttgatttaacaagtcttgaagaaaattgtgaaatatgttttataacttcagatgatagtgcatggttatggcatagaaaattaggacatgctagcatgagtacacttgctaaactttctagaaagaaccttgttagaggacttccaaagctaagatttgaaaaag carries:
- the LOC110660855 gene encoding glutathione S-transferase T1; translation: MELKVYGHRVSQPSRAIMIFCKANNIEFEEVTIELPKGQHKSPEFKEINPMGQVPAIIHGELKLFESHAILIYLASAFTGVADHWYPTDLVKRAKIHSVLDWHHSNLRRGTAAYVFNSRIAPVFGLPLNPQAAAEAEKFLICSLPLIESFWLQDSGRFLLGANQPSIADLSLVCEIMQLELLDEDERDRFLGPYKKVQQWIENTKNAIKPHFDEVHDALYQVSATLRKK